The DNA region CGGCCTATTGGTCCTGTCAAGTCGTTAGAATATGGTACGACTTCGCTCACCTACTAGCAATATATATTGGGAGCATATTTGCATCGATAAGCACCTAGAGGAGGCTTCCTCTCGgggttaaaaatagcagtaacgTTGGTTTCGTACGGAACAGTCATGTTGAAGTGGCGACaaacatagatagagagatagataaatagatatatttagcaAGTGGCTAAGAAGTTCGCATTGCAGCCATATGGATCCGGGCTCGGTCCAACTGGCTGTCTGGAGTAAATGTCTGCTACTATATTCTCAGATCAACTAATAGCTTATAAGTAAAAAATGATATTAGATTAAATAGAACCCTATGAATTATTAttgattaaaatggaaaaaaattcaacTCACCTACGATGAAATTGCATTCAATAGTATTCAGACGAATATGAATTGATAAAAACTCgacataaacaaaaaatatgagCGAGACTGtaacaaaaagaaactgacatTGAAAGTATAATCAAGACTaatagttatattatatttaaggcaacgagctggcagaatcgaaaacggagaaaaagaaagaaagagagaaagagagagagagagagagaaagagaagaagagaaagagaaagaaaaggtttaAGGcaaccagctggcagaatcgttagcacgccgggtagaacgcttggcggcatttcgtccgtgtttacattctgagttcaatttccaccgaggtcgactttgccatcaTCCATCTAAGGTcgctaaaatatgtaccagttaagcacgggtgttaatttaatcgacttagccccaaactcgaaactgctggtcttgtgccaaaatttgaaaccaatattggggACATTTAGCCAAGATATTGTTTTTTAGGACAACCCCACCCGCCTTACCAGAAATAACTATTCTTAGTGAATTCAATGCCTTTACTTTCGCTTTCCATTCTTTGGCTCTGGGTACTGATATTGTGACAACTTTTACTATCCGCAACAATTAGCTACCACGTGTCGCTATTTCGGCCAGAGAAGCTGAACAAAATAACGATTCTTAGACAATTTCCTCGAATCCTTGTCCCTTCTAAATCTTACCATCTAACCTTTATTTTGCCGACCCAGCCAATGCTAAAGCACTACGCAGTCACAGGCGGTGCctgtgtgtggtaaggagcttgcttctcaaccactgaaacaagtaaaagaataaaagaatatatatgtattctcgctctctctctctcttctcctcctcctttgttccttgttccccttttttctctcttctccccctccttaattcctctgtccctgttttcctctctcttctcctgaCTGACCGATtgcctgactgactgactgaccgaTTGCCGGCCTTTCGTGCTTAGCAGTCGTCGCGGCaagacacattttttctctctctgccctaaggcatttttctaacATGCCAGCTGAAAGTTTACTCGTCCTGTCaaaagacgcctgtctgtgacgtcctgtttttgttattattattatcattattgtttttatgtatttgaattcttattcgtgtaacatcgtccgtttttccgtccttgttttgtatatattcgaggcattcttccaaggaatctaatgcgcttggcttagatttcctttggggctggccagatcggagcaatctcaagattaatcagccgaaattgcgaggatgatccgttcttgactgaaagatgaaggcttcgaatgtcccgccccgccgtttttttgtatcgtcttctaaatttttgcgttcttgtcccagttgtatttttttacacacacacacaccacacacacacaggcacacacacacacacacacacacacaccaaccacacacacacgcacacacacacacacacacacacacacaccacacacaacacacacaacacatatatatatatatattatatatatacgtgagggtACCCAAAAGAGATCGGaaatttgcaatattattttattcacttagcttTATAGGTTTATACTTTTaccaccttcaaagtattctccatttaaagcaatgcattggtccaaACACTTTTTCCACAGTTCGAAgaagtcctggaactcttgcgaagtgatgccttttaacgtctACATCGTTTATAAGTCGTAACAATGAAGTTAAACCAAAACAAataagtgatattttgaaatcgtTTAGTACGTACGTTCAAGACTTGTGTACTCTATAATTGGAAATGCAAGCATTTACGTAACTTCCTCCAGTTAAcaggctgaaatatatatatatatatatatataatatatcacgtgaccgaccagactttcagatgttgctacacatcgctggtcacaatgcgctttgcattgttttagccttcaaatgacgctactgcgctggctaagcgagcaggccaacagaagaaagtgtgagagaaagttgcggcgaaagagtacagcagggatgacccccacctcctgccggagcctcgtgaagcattaggtgttttcgctcaataaacactcacaacgcctggtctgggaatcgaaaccgcgatcccacgaccgcgagttcgctgccctaaccactgggccattacgcctccacgaatatatatatatatatatatattatatatataatatctatatatatatatatatatatactatatatatatattataaatatatatattatatattatatatatatatattatatatatatatatatatatatatatatatatatatatatatatatatatatatatatatatatacatatgtgtgtgtgtgtatatatatatatatatatacacacacatatgtatatatatatactatatatacacacacacatatgtatatatatatatataatattatatatatatatatatatataaattagatagtAGATAGGCAAGATGGATAGATGATCGGTAAATTTAAGATTCTTACCATTATAATCCTTTTTGCCTGAAGTCACTGGAAATAAACAGGTATTAATGAATCCTTCAGTTTTGCAAGGTAGTCTTTTCTGAGTGAAATCAATATCTGCACTCTTATCCATGCGTCTAATCTTCTTTGAGAACTTCTCTTTTATGAAGATAGAAGCAAATGCTtgttctaataaaaaaaatacaacaaaaacggTATTATTAATAACACGATTATCAAAACGAGGAATAAAAACCAAGCGTAGTACTATTGGTTTagaatgttggcacaaggcctagaatttCGGAGGAggtagggtaagtcgattacatcgacctcagtctccaactgataattattttatcgaccccagaaggatgaaaggcagagtcgacatcagcaggatttgaactcagagcataaagactgacgaaatgtcgctaagcatttttgcccgacTCGCTTGCGATTCTGCCAGCGAGCCGTATTGCattattcttttcaaattttggcacaaggtcaccaATTCTGGGGAAGTGGGGCTAGATCAATTACATAAACCCCGgtactcaactcgtacttattttattgaccccgaaaggatgaaaggcaacgtcgacctcggcagaatttgaacccagcacATAGCGACGGgttaaataccgctaagtattttgtccggcgaactaacgtttctgccagttctctCCCTTGGatagtattgataataatgaGTATAATAAATCCTTGTGgtggcgcatggcctagtggttagagctgccgacacgcggtcgagggatcgcgggttcgaatctcagaccgggtgatgtgtgtgtttatgagcgaagcacctaaggtaatggcgaacttctgctgactctttcaccacaacttactctcactctttcctcctgtatcttgcagctcacctactggggaacctatacgccaaggaaaccgggaaaccggtccttatgagtcaGGCAAATTCCAAGCCCTCCGCTACCAGCTAATTGGTGCTCAGAAGTCACAACAACGATACTTTGGACCAAAAGGAGCGGAAATCCTAGAATCACATACGGTGCGTGATCTTGGGAATTATAAAAGCAACGATGCTTTCTTTTCATATGCACGTCACCAAGATGGTGGCAGTGTGCAGGCGAATGGCCGGATGGATTTTGAGAGCCTCCAGAACAAGGGACCAGGAAACTATGCTGATCtaatggaggacatttgtcctcagctgtctggactactgctctcagttgtTGTCCCCTTACACTGTAGCATTAATAGCAGAACTTGAGGCGGTTCAGAGATATTACACGAAGAAGATTGTATCAATGGGACAGCTGAGCTAgtgggagagactgaaagagctacGATTCTACTCCCTGGAGTGAAGATGGTAGAGGTATGCACTGATATATGTGTGGAAGATACTGGAGGTTgctggcaccaaactttggaattGAGGGTTATACCAGACCTCGAAATAAacgtcactgcactgttccaaaagtCCCAGCAGTCTCATCAAAGGCGAGTACCATGTACTGCAATAACTTGGGATTTAAGGGACCAAAGCTATTTAACTTCTTGCAAAACATCTCAGGGATCTCCATGGAGTGGGGGTAGATGAACCAATATCAAATGACAATTACAAGGTGATTACACTggcggtaccccagtatggccgcagtctcaggactgaaacatgtatatatatatatattgacctttCTACTTCCGatctttcaatatgtgacctcgtgagtaccgctgccgattttttttcctctgtcttcccttctatgtttccgacgaagagctccgctcgaaaggtTAAGccgtccttcttcccttctttcctgagcatccaataatactttatttgttccacgtcttcgcgttgctgtgttttttttttttttgtgttttcttgtttggattaactttatatgtatatatgcatatatatatatatgcatatatatatatatatatatatatatatatatatagatatatattatatagatatatatattatatatatttatatcttttattaaacttttaatactttgatatatatttaaaataatataaattaattaattttatgtattgcttacgtttttcattgtttgatttgcctaatagtggttttatctctaatttaatataacattatatatatatatacatatgtacactacacacatatataaacgggGCAGCAAATTCGCTGCAACACCAAATGTTGAACGGAGTCCCACACATAAAGGACAATAGCAGGACGGGTCGGAACGAAAGTTATACAGAATGAAGTTTAATATCATATCCATCTTCTCGTtacttaattaatataattacccTAACTGACACTGTGGAGTTCGTGGAGTAGATCCAACGAAAGTATAGCACGACTGCGGAGGACACCTGGTAGACTAAACTGCATCGGTGCTTTACTCAACATTTAAACACACTGATCGACTTATACCTATTAGtccaaaatatttatcatatatatgtatatatgtatatatatatatatatatatatatatataaaatacaaaatgggacaagatcgCAAAACATCCGGAAAACTAAGCGATACaaaaagtgacaacaaaacatGCAGATagactacacacatgcacacacacacacacacacacacacacacacgtacacacacagatatatattatatatatatatagagagagagagagagagaaaatagtaaaaagtgaaaaaactacagaaggcttaaaggttaaaaaatatatatatttgcgtcaatatgtctgaagaataaaaaaaaaatttttccttacaatgacatagtttagaagaaagaccggtttcgcgtttagcttttcaattttttaatattcttcaaacatattgacgcaaatatatatatttttttaccgttaagccttctgtagctttttcactttttactattttctatatattccaccacgtgctttcacaaaccaactttcttatctatatatatatatatttgtataaatctaTGAATAACATGCGAACTACGGTATGATAAAACTTTTACTTTACCATTGGAAATAGTTATATAAGAGTTTTCAATGGTTTAAATATCATACTACATTCTTTTCGTTATTTATAAGTGTATGCACGCTTTATGATTTTCTCTATATGTTTTGTACAATTATAcattaagaaattatatatatatatatatatatatatataatatatatatatatatatatatatatatatatatatatatatatatcctcttttactcttttacttgtttcgatcatttgattgcggccatgctggagcacggcctttgcacaccacacacacacccacacgaacacacaccacacgaaaacacaacacacacgaacacacacacataatatatatatacgacagacttctttcagtttccgtctaccagatacacccacaaggctttagtcggcctgaggctatagtagaagacacttgcccaaggtgccatgcagtgggactgaacccggaaccatgtggttggtaaccaaggtgattaccgcacagccactcctgcgcctatatatatatatatatatatatatatatatatatattatagtatatatatatactacatcatacacacacacacacaacacacacaccacacatatatattattacatacatacatacatacatatatatatatgtatatgtatatatgtagcaacGTAAGTGTTTCTAACTCCCTTGTTTATAATTTGTGAATTCATAGTTTTCCGTTTTGATAAAAATCTTCACACTACTGCCTATATtaatcacacagatacacacagatacacacacacaccacacatacacacacacaaacacacacacactcacacacacatatatatatgtatgtatatatatatatattatatatatatatatacatatgtgtatatatattatatttggtatatttatatatatatattatatatatatatatatatatatatagtttatatatttaaaattggaatgaccaattttagatACCGTTGGatcttactcataaggtattggaatcttacatatttaccattctgcctaaaaaatggatttacaaattgaatatccctacatatctcacacctattttctttcctccacctcactctctattttgtatcccatctaaattaattattacttaaccatcctctcgcatcgtctccgatgaaaggatataattattaaatatcctggaaacagctgtaagaccttctatctataaatgatctaatatctacacagccttgggttttttttttatctcattacgcaaaaaattatatatatatatatatatatatatatatatatatatacagtcaaaatgtgaccgcgcgtgtaccgttggcgatttttttccctccgtcttcccttctctggatctttccttttcctatgtttctgacgaagagccccgctcgaaacgttaaaccctgttccacgtcttcgcgttgttgtgttttctctttttgttttcatgtttggattaactttatatatataaatatatatatatgacattgtgAGACTTATAATccggtgtagaactcaatacaagTATGTTTCAGAACGAAGTTGTAGCTGAGCATAGAGcggtaataagaaaatgagatgacaaaggggTAAATTGCTATTTTATGAACtacattggaggcgcaatggcccagtggttagggcagcggactcgcggttaggggatcgcggtttcgatttccagaccaggcgttgtgtgtgtttattgagcgaaagcacctaaagctccacggagctccggcagggggtggtggcgatccctgttgtactgtttcgccccaactttctctcactctctcttcctgtttcttgagtaacgctgcgatagactgacGTGCCGTCCAGCTGGGGGTGGGAGGaaaacatacgccatagaaaccgggaaactgggcccatgaacttggctaggcttgaaaagggtgcataaataaataaatgaactacATTAGCCTACAGCTGTTCTGTAAGAAAACATGGTGGACTCATAGttgacactcacacgcacatatacacatacaaatacacacgcacatacacataaccccccaaacataatacacacacacacgcatgcatacagcACACATGTATTGATGAAAATATGCATAGACgaaaaagaaaccaaagaaaaagaaaaagaattcataataccttgaatatttgtaaacaaacatccGGTCTGATGTCCCGTCTTCGCCTGGCCCCAAATTGGCGTCAGAGGTTCTGTAACGTACACACACGACACAAGGATACCGGAAAACAAGGGAACCAGAAAGTAAACGCAAACCATTTTAAAGTTCATACTTTACTGTTGATCAAAATTAACTACAGAGCAACTGAAATGTTTAGCCCGATAGGGAACGGTCCGACGTGTAGAAGGACGGAAATgagagagggacaaacagacagattgaaAGCAACAATGTTTAGTGATGTTTAAAATTAGATGAaactacgtctgtgtgtgtgtcaatgtatgcatatatgtattatatatctatctatctatctatctatctatctatctatctatctatctatctatctatctatctatctatctatctatctatctatctatcttttactttACTAGCGGTGTCAACCtacttattcatatacacacgcacacagtcacaGTTACATACAGAAACTTATCAACAAAcactctctcgccctctctcacactcactcactcacacacactgttTATCTCGTGTGTCTCTCTCATCTCGTCTTCGTTTTTCTGTCTCACCCATGTActtaaacacacaggcacacactcaaaTATTTGCGCATAAAtaaattctctccctctctctctctttcacactctctccctctatctcttttttctttcactctcgcCTCTTCATTTTTCAGCTTCCTACATATTCTTGCACTTACATGCACAACTATTTatgaacacacactcatacacacacacgcgcgcacacacacacgcacacacacacacacacacacacacacacacacacacacacacacacacacaccacacacacacttttcgcccttctctctctctttatctcttcctctccctctccgaAGCACGCTCGCTCAAATACTatctctctcacgcacatatgcacaaatgTTTAAATACATACAGAATTTCTCTTGCACCAGTTTCGATCTcatcctctcttcctctttcatattctctcctcctctccttcccacTCTCTCGCCctgtcttcttttcctttcacaGCCACTGAGCGCGCACTCCAGGtcagttgaaaataaaaataatatacccGAAGGTCTTAtataaaattgcaaaaaaatctgCCCCGGTGCATTATAAAAAGCTATTATTTTAAGAAAACGGCTCGCTAACTACAGACCCCAACAAACAATTCCAAAGTCTTTTAACCTCTCCAACTTCTGTATGCCAATTAGCAACCTGATGGGCTTTTCAGCATCGCAGAtcaacacagagaagaaacagctATCGATTACATCCCCTTTCTGGGAAGTTGTAATATTAGCTATTGATGAGATGAACTCGAATTCAGGAGTAGGCTTTCTGATTATTCTTTGAAAGAAAGGTCTCGCAAAATAACTGCAGATACTTTTCCAAAACatcctcacaagtggctttcttTCCAAAATGTTGATAGAAGGTGTCATATTCCCTATTAGCAAAGGAGACGGCAGAGCAGATGATAAAAGTTATAGATAGGCTTGTCCCTCTGATCTCACATGTCAGTGAAGCCATGGAATTCGTTGTCAGAAGGAAGTTGATCACATTCATAGAAGAAAATAGCTTGCTTAATGACTTCCGTCCAAGAAGGAGCTACTGCAGCATTATGATTGGCTACAGAAACAACAGTTCAACCGCTCacatgtggatgtgatatatatcGACTATGCCATGGCCTTTAACAAAGTCAATCACTTCACCGTCTAACCGAGCTCCTTCCaacccttttctttctttgggAAATTTTATAAGCATGTCAGCGGTGTCACTATTGGAACTCCGATGGTTCCCAATTATGCCAATTTCTTTGTAGGTCCCATCGAAAACCAAATCTTTGCTTAGTTCACCGGATCCATCCTAGAGCTTTATGGTtgttatattgatgactgtatcaGCGCCACCACTCTTACCAAACAACGCCCAGCGATTTTATCTCTTTCGTTAAAGCCTTCAACTCTTCCTTGGAATTTACCTTCAGTTAGTTTTGTTACTATCTCAATCCTCATAAACAATGTCAATCTATCTACATTTGTCCACTACAAACCTTCCAACACTTACTTCAATCCCCACTACTCTTCTTTCCGTCCCAAACACACTAAATCTCACAGTTCCTTCACCTTCACCGACTCTGCGGTATTGatgcggtttcgaatcccagtACCAAAAAATGACAATTCTTCCTGAATCAAGGGTGCCTTCTATCACTTGTTGATCCCTCACCCTGCCTGGTCATCGATCGCACAACCACTCTCCTAACCTTTTTACGCATACTTACAGTCCGTATTCCACTCTCTTTCACCATTCACACATCCGTCCTTCCACAGAAAGATAAACATTTCTGCAACTTCTGTATCCAACTTTCTGATTCCACAACCGCTTCAGTTTTTCCCGCTCCACCCCTCTtcgcctttaaaaaaaaaaaaagagcctcAGAAATCTGCTAAGAAGCTCCACAGGGTCCAGTTCCACACAACCAGGCAATTTTAAATGCGCTCGCCGACGATGTAACACCACCCTTCATTAACAATATCAATGCCATCATTGGACCTATGACAAATTTTTATGTTACTCAGAACTTTTATCGTACACCGTATAACCTTATACAGCGCGTCACACGCAAAAACTTGCTACGTCCTTTACAATGACGAAACAGGCTGACGTGTTGCTGTTTGCTTTCGGAGCATATTCAAAGGATACCACTGCGTATGTCGAACAAAGCTGCCGCTGCCTGCTTTAGTATTAAAGGCCATCCCACCATACTCATAGTGCGTGGCTTCACCGCACGCCATGTATCAAAATTCTCAAGGAAACAAAGGGAACCACGTTTCATATTCATACTTCGTACTATGTCCGAAATGTTGGATTTTCCATTCTTTCTGTCAAGTTTCGCTATACTCTGTCGATTTTACTACATACGTCCTGCTGACACAGACCAACATCAGCTTTTTGAAGTCTTTGAtcatatatgtaaacgtataatatacatacatacacacacacacacacacacacaccacacacacacacacacacacacacacacatgtatatatatatatatatatatatatatatatatatatatatatatatatatatatatcaccgtgatcaccgtgaccgaccaggctatcagatgttgctacacatcgctggtcacaatgcgcttcgcattgttttagccttcaaatgacgccaccccgctggctaagcgaccaggccaatatatatatatatatagctgaaaatatgtggaaaacatatataaaaagtggaagagaaatgcattcgtttcacatagtttaatatctttttataaagaaataaaaaaatatatatacataggcgtaggagtggctgtgtggtaagtagcttgctaaccagccacatggttccgggttcacgcccactgcgtggcatctagggcaagtgtcttttgctatagccccgggccgacctatgccttgtgagtggatttggtagacagaaactgaaagaagcctgtcgtatatatgtatatatatatatgtgtgtgtgtgtgtgtttgtccccctag from Octopus sinensis linkage group LG13, ASM634580v1, whole genome shotgun sequence includes:
- the LOC115218537 gene encoding uncharacterized protein LOC115218537, which translates into the protein MNFKMVCVYFLVPLFSGILVSCVYVTEPLTPIWGQAKTGHQTGCLFTNIQEQAFASIFIKEKFSKKIRRMDKSADIDFTQKRLPCKTEGFINTCLFPVTSGKKDYNVSLIFFVYVEFLSIHIRLNTIECNFIVENNQQKHFRITLNSTRPMFFNVHDVVTSRYHSKFCLSQNKKRAFFRINLGCFEKWWPKLT